Below is a window of Cytophaga hutchinsonii ATCC 33406 DNA.
TGATACCATTCAGGTAAGCCGCGGTCCGGTTGCAGGATTTGTTGCCATTAAACATTTGGGGACAAATGGCGGCGGTTTCTTCGGTGTAAACTCCGCACATCCATTTGAGAACCCAAACTATTTCACCAATATCACTGAAATGGTAACGCAAATGCTGATTCCAATTGCCATGATCTTTGCATTGGGTTTTGTTCTGAAGCGCAAAAAACTATCCTGGATGATCTTTGGAGTAATGAGCATTGGATTCATCTTATTAACGATTCCAACCATACTCTTCGAAATGCATGGCAATCAAAATATAACTACCATGGGCATTGCACAAGAGATGGGCAGCATGGAAGGAAAAGAAGTCCGCTTTGGTTCTGCAGCTTCAGCCTATTGGAGCATTGCAACCACTGTCATTTCAACAGGAAGTGTGAACAGCATGCACGACAGCTTCACTCCGCTTTCCGGTATGAATCAAATGCTTGCCATGATGATCAATTCCTTTTATGGCGGCTGTGGCGTAGGTATGCTGAACTTCTATATTTTCATTATACTGGCCGTGTTCATTAGTGGTTTGATGGTGGGAAGAACACCTGAATTTCTGGGTAAAAAAATTGAAGCCAAAGAAATGAAAATCGCAATGATCATTGCTTTACTGCATCCCCTCTTAATTCTTGTCGGCACTGCAATTGCATGCTCTGCTCCTGCTGTAACTGCAGGTACATTAAGCAATCCCGGATTTCATGGCTTTAGCCAGATGCTGTATGAATTCACTTCTTCTTCTGCTAACAATGGCAGCGGCTTTGAAGGTTTAGGTGACAATACTCCTTTCTGGAACATAGCCTGCGGACTCGTTATGCTTCTGGGACGCTACCTTCCGATAATCGGGCCTGTTGCCATTGCCGGAATCTTAGCAAGTAAAAAATATATTCCGGAAAGCAACGGAACATTAAATACAGATACAGCCACATTTGGTTTAATGGTGTTTGCTGTAATTGCATTGGTAGCCGCACTTGCGTTCTTCCCTGCGCTTACCTTAGGTCCGATCGCTGAATATTTCTCCATCATTTAATTATATAGAAAATGACAAAGCCACATACATCGTTGTTTCAAAAAGAGTTGATGCAGGAAGCATTGAAACAATCCTTTATAAAACTCAATCCTAAAATTATGTTCCGAAATCCTGTCATGTTTACAGTAGAGATCGGAACCGCAGTAATGTTTGCTGTATGCCTCTGGATCTTATCCGGAGAAGCATCACAAGGAAGCTTTACATATAACTTTATTGTATTCCTCGTTCTGTTGTTAACCTTGTTATTTGCGAATTTTGCTGAAGCAATCGCCGAAGCACGAGGAAAAGCGCAAGCAGACAGTCTGCGTAAAACAAGGGAAGAAACGCCCACCAAATTAGTAAGCGGACAAATCATCTCTTCCTCTCAATTAAAAAAAGGTGATGTATTTATATGCGAAGCAGGCGATCTTATTGCAACGGATGGTGAAATCATTGAAGGTCTTGCAACCATTGATGAAAGCGCCATTACGGGAGAAAGTGCACCTGTGATCCGTGAATCGGGCGGTGATAAAAGCTCTGTTACTGGTGGTACAAAAGTATTATCGGATAAAATAAAAGTACAGGTAACAACCGAACCCGGAGAAAGCTTCTTGGATAAAATGATTGCTTTGGTTGAAGGTGCGAGCCGACAAAAAACACCAAATGAAATTGCATTGACAATTCTGTTGGCTGGTTTTACGTTGGTATTTATTATTGTGACCATCACATTAAAACCCTTTGCTGATTATGCCAACACCCCAATCACTATTGCCGCATTCATTTCTTTATT
It encodes the following:
- the kdpA gene encoding potassium-transporting ATPase subunit KdpA — translated: MNTEISGILLMYALVIALAIPLGRYIGKIFNYEHTWLDIIFDPLDKLFFKLSAIDPTKEMNWKQHLIALLTINLVWFIMAMLVLTNMSWLPLNPDGNPSMSGDLAFNTAVSFVTNTNLQHYSGESGLSYLGQLILMLWQFISAGTGIAICAVVFVAMKERTTNTLGNFYSFFVRSCTRILLPIAFVVAIVLAFNGMPMTFEGKDTMVTLQGDTIQVSRGPVAGFVAIKHLGTNGGGFFGVNSAHPFENPNYFTNITEMVTQMLIPIAMIFALGFVLKRKKLSWMIFGVMSIGFILLTIPTILFEMHGNQNITTMGIAQEMGSMEGKEVRFGSAASAYWSIATTVISTGSVNSMHDSFTPLSGMNQMLAMMINSFYGGCGVGMLNFYIFIILAVFISGLMVGRTPEFLGKKIEAKEMKIAMIIALLHPLLILVGTAIACSAPAVTAGTLSNPGFHGFSQMLYEFTSSSANNGSGFEGLGDNTPFWNIACGLVMLLGRYLPIIGPVAIAGILASKKYIPESNGTLNTDTATFGLMVFAVIALVAALAFFPALTLGPIAEYFSII